The Pedobacter frigiditerrae genomic sequence TCATAAGGAAATCAATTTTTTACAGGATGTACAAAGTGTCCCAGACCTAAAACTTAAAAAAGTACAAACTACTGCAGAAGATAAGTTGGATACCTTATTTGAGCTCATTTGTAAAATTGGCAGTAAAACAACGCTGATTTTCTGTAATCATAGGGAAACAGTAGATAGGATAAGCGATTTATTAATTGATAAGGATTTGGCTCACGATATTTTTCATGGCGGAATGGAGCAAGATGAGCGGGAAAGAGCCTTGTTGAAGTTCAGAAACGGGAGTATTAAGATTTTAATCACTACCGATTTAGCTTCAAGAGGTTTAGATATTCCTGAAGTTGAATATATTATCCATTATCAATTACCTTATACGGAAGATGCTTTTTTACATAGAAATGGAAGAACGGCAAGGATGAATGCAAAAGGCACAGCCTATTTAATTTTAGCAGATGAAGAAAAATATCCTTTCTTAAAAGAAGACATTGAAACCGAAAAATTAAAAGGCCCATATAAATTACCTCAAGACAGTATTTGGCAGACTTTGTATATTAGTGCGGGTAAGAAGGATAAAGTCAATAAAATTGATATTGTAGGTATGCTTCTTAAAAAAGGCGGTTTGCAAAAGGATGATGTTGGGTTAATTGAGGTGAAAGACCAAGCGTCTTACGTAGCAATTAAAAGGAAATTGGTTCCTCAAGTTTTAAGAGCCTTGACCAATGAAAGAGTAAAAAATAAAAAAGTTAAGATAGAGACAGCGATGTAACTCCCGACCCCTAAAGGGGAGGGATAACAAAATAATTAAAAATTAAAAGCCCCTTTAGGGGTTTGGGGTATGAGCAATAACGATATAATGAAAAAGCTAAGGGTAGCGTTATCCTTAAACAGCGATCAGATTATAGAAATCTGTAAATTAGTAGGTTTTACAGTTACTAAAAGTGAATTAGGAGATATTTTTAGAAACGATGAACACCCTAACTTTAAAAAATGTGGTGATCAGATTTTAAGAAATTTCTTAAACGGTTTGGTAATATATAAACGCGGACCAAGAGAAGAGAAAAAAGCATAATGTAAATCGTCATTTCGAGTGAGCGCAGCGACGAGAAATCTGTTTTCTTACAGCTATAAGTTTTGTAATAGCCAATGATTTATAGATTTCTCCTATCGTCGAAATGACGGCAGACTTTAATTAACGTCGTACCTAGGCGTAACCTTTCTATTTACCAGTTTTTCAATCTTTTCTAATAGGATGTCCATTTTAAATGGCTTAGACATAAAGTCGTCTGGAGCGCACTCCATTTCTTGTACTTCTTTTAAATCGTACAAGCCAGACATCATTAAAATAGGTATTTTCTTAGTGTCGTCATCAGATTTAATTTGACTACAAACTATTCTGCCATCAATTTTACCCAAAACAACATCCAATAAAATTAAATCTGGTTTGAAGTCATCGATGCGTTCGAAAATCAATTCTGCATCGTTTAGGGGCTCTACGTCATACCCTCCAATTTCTAAAATCAATTGAATGGTTTCTAGCACATCATCATCATCATCAACAACAAGTATTTTCTTCATAATGGCAAATATATAATATTGTAAGAATAAATATATAACAACACAAATCCAATACAGTTTAATTTAGTTGGAAACTTATCTTAAAAATATTTCATGAATCATAAAAAGAGGAAACGACATGACACAATATGGGAGCTTTTATGTAGCTTTCCACTATGAATATGGTGAGCAAAATTAATAAGGGAGTGATTGAGCGATTTTCAAGATTGTTAGGCTTAGCGTGTTTATCTGTCGTCGTAATAAATCAAACCTCACATAATGGGTTTTCACAAGAAACTGCCTTTTGGATTTCTATTTTAGGAATAATTTGTCTTTCAGTAACCTATAACTTAAAAATGTCGTCAAGAAGTGAGGAAGAATTAAATTTTTTTAAGCGCAATAGCCCGCTGATTCTAGGATTTTGCGTTGCCCTGTTTTTGATTATTTGGTGGATGTTTACAAATTATATTATTGTATAGGTTATAAAAAAAAGCTCCATGAAGGAGCTTTTTTGCAATCTGCGATGTTTGCTTGCCTACAGATCTAAGCTTTTGACATTAAACTATTTTTTTGTATCTAATTCTGTGCGGAGTTAGATCTCCTAATCTTTTCTTACGGTTTTCTTCGTAATCAGAATAATTTCCTTCAAAATAATATACTTCAGAATTTCCTTCAAAGGCTAAAATGTGGGTACAAATTCTATCTAAGAACCATCTATCGTGACTAATCACCACAGCACAACCACCAAAGTTTTCTAAAGCTTCTTCTAAAGCACGTAATGTATTTACGTCGATATCATTCGTAGGCTCATCCAGTAATAAAACGTTAGCACCTTTTTTCAAGGTAATGGCCAAGTGAACACGATTTCTTTCTCCTCCTGATAAAATACCAACTTTTTTCTGCTGGTCGCCACCGTTGAAGTTAAATTTAGAAACGTAAGCACGTCCGTTAACAGCTTTATTACCTAATTGGATATTATCTAAACCGTCAGTAATGTTTTCGTAAACCGTTTTGTCAGCATCTAAATCGTTGTGCATTTGGTCAACATAACCCAATGCAACAGTATCTCCAACTCTAAAAGTTCCTTTGTCTGGTGTTTCTTGGCCAGTAATTAAACGGAACAGAGTAGTTTTACCCGCACCATTTGGACCGATAATACCAACAATACCCGCTGGTGGTAAAGAGAAGGTTAGATTTTCGAATAAAATTTTGTCGCCATAAGCTTTGGTAACGCCATTAGCTTCAATTACTACATTACCTAAACGCGGACCAGCCGGAATAAATAATTCCAATTTGTCTTCACGTTCTTTTCCATCTTCGGAAGCTAATTTATCATAGTTTGCTAAACGAGCTTTAGATTTTGCGTGACGAGCCTTTGGTGCCATTCGAACCCACTCTAACTCACGCTCTAATGCTTTTTGGCGCTTGCCTTCTGTTTTATCTTCTTGCGCTAAACGTTTAGCTTTTTGCTCTAACCAAGTAGAATAATTTCCTTTCCAAGGAATACCTTCACCTCTGTCTAATTCTAAAATCCAGCCTGCAACGTTATCTAAGAAATACCTATCGTGGGTAACCGCGATAACCGTTCCTTTATAGTTCTGTAAAAATTGTTCTAACCAGTCGATACTTTCCGCATCCAAGTGGTTGGTAGGCTCATCTAATAATAAAACATCAGGTTCTTGCAATAATAAACGGCACATTGCAACCCTTCTACGTTCTCCTCCAGAAAGTACGCCGATTAAAGTTTCAGGCTCTGGACAACGCAAGGCATCCATTGCTCTTTCTAATTTGGTGTCTAATTCCCAAGCATTAACAGCATCGATTTTATCTTGTAACTCACCTTGGCGAGCCATTAATTTATCCATTTTATCGGCATCAGAATAGTTTTCTTCTAAACCGAAAGCTTCATTAACTTCTTCGTATTCCTTAAGGATGGCTGTTACTTCAGCCACGCCTTCTTCTACAACTTCACGAACCGTTTTGGTTTCATCTAATATTGGCTCCTGCGCTAAATAACCAACGCTATAACCTGCATTAAAAACTACCTCGCCTTGGAATGATTTATCTAAACCAGCAATAATTTTTAATAAGGATGATTTACCAGAACCGTTTAAACCTACAACGCCGATTTTTGCACCGTAAAAGAATGATAAGTAAATATTTTTTAAAACCTGTTTTTGTGGTGGATAGATTTTACTCACTCCAGCCATTGAAAAGATTATTTTTTCGTCTGACATATTAATTAGTATTTCTGCAAAGATAGTTGTTAAAATGGAAGATGGAAGAGGTAAGATGGAAGATGTTGAGCGTAGCGAAAATTCCGATTTCTCGTTAAAATTGTGTAATTCGTAATTGGATCATGGTATAGAAACTGCCAGCTGTAAGCTATAAACTGAATTTGGGCGCTCGAGCGGGCTTTCCGCTGTATCTTTTGCCTTTTTTCGCTTCGCTCGGGCAAAAGGATGCCGCTTCAATCCCTAGCGCAAGATTGCACAAACAAAAAAAAAGTTTCTAAATTTGGAAACTTTAGTTAACTTTGAAAGAAAAGAGCATTGAGATTTTTTGAAACACGATTTCTTGAAGAGGCTGAAAAGTTTATAGCAAAATTAGATAAGAAAACCATTACCAAGGTTTTCTACAATATTGATGTTGCTGAGCAAACGAATGATCCAAAGTTGTTTAAAAAATTGCAAAATGATATTTGGGAATTTAGAACAAGGTATGCTGGTTTACAAATTAGGTTACTTGCTTTTTGGGATAGAACTGATGATAAAGAAACATTTGTAATTGCAACTCACGGTTTTGTTAAAAAAGTAGATAAAGTTCCTTCAAACGAAATTGAAAGAGCTAATAAGATAAGAACTAAGTATTTTGAAAATCACCCCTAAAAAATAATATAATGGCAAATACAGAAATGAAGTCTCTTTCACTTTCAGAAATGAAAGATAAATATATTGGGAAACCCGATACAGAAGAGCGTGAAAAATATGAATATGAATTACGTATGGATATTTTGGGAAGAATGATTAAAACGGCAAGGCAAGAAAGAAATTTAACGCAAGAACAATTAGGCGAATTGGTTGGCGTAAAAAAATCTCAAATTTCTAAATTAGAAAGTAGCGCCAATAGTGCTACAATAGAAACTATCATTAGAGTTTTTAAGGCATTAAAAGCTGAGATTAATTTTAATGTTACTATTGAGAAACAGAATTTGCAGTTGAGTTAAATCTTTAGAAATCCTAAGATTGTAAATCTGGAATAGCTGTAGTATATTCTATACCTTTATAATATTATATATGTAATATTATGAAATTTAGTGAAGTCCTAAAGGTGCTTTATGGAGAAGTTATTAAGGAAATAAACGAATTATTATTAATATCATCATCTGTTAAGCAATTACAAAACAAACCAAATTTATTAATTCATACTGGGTTTATTTTATGGAGAGAAAACCATTATAATATTGAATTTTTATATGACCCAATTTATGGAAGACTATTTTATCAAATCTTAAACAAAAACAGCTCCCATTATTTTCGGCATATTGGATTACATATGTTCTTAAATGAATATGATTTTTATAGCCCATTCAATAACGAGATTAATAGGAATACTGTAAAAGTCAAGTATTTTAATAAAATTTATGAAGATAGGCTAAGTTCTTTTAAGGAGTTTGATTGGGATTTTTCAAATTTACCTCCCAACTTTCAAGCTGATGATGACTTAAATAATTTTGACGTTCAGCTAAATTTTGGAAGCTTAAATTGCCATAATTATTCTAAAATGGAATTGCTTTTTGAAGCTAAATTTCGTGTGCAATTTGAACTTGGAAATGAAATATTAACATTAGATGAATTTCCATTGTCTAAAAATTATCAATATTATAAATGGGATAATGATATTTTAAAAGATTTTTTTGTAGGTTCTAAAATCATCAATGTAAAAAAAGTATGGGCTCCCTCTTGGAATAAACAAGCCGAAGAAGAGTTAGATAATTTAGACAACGATTTTCCAGGATGGAATTCTGGAATATTGGATTGATTTGTAAATTTTAATGTCTTTTTCTCCCACTTACCAAACCCATCTAAACCCGATCGCAACGAAAATCCTTTTTTGTCACGCTGGTCCTTCGACTACGCTCAGGATGACAGCGCAAAAAAGATTGTAGTGCAGAGCGGGACTGACTTTAATAGTAGCAATCACTTGCTTTTCAAATAATGGAAGATGTAAAATGTAAGAGGGAAGCTGTGCACTTGCTTTCCGTCGAATTCCGATTCCCTTCCGATAGCTATCGGAACGAGCTGGGAATGACGATGCACTCAGCCTGTCAAAACTGCAATTTGCAAAACTATTTCCTAGCATTTTGTCAGTTATTTAAGGCGTATAAAACCTTACATAAAACCGACAAAATATGCTGTAGGATACGTAAATTAGATTTAATTAAAGTTAAAAACCTATTTTCTATTTGTTTACGTAAATAAAGAATAGGCTCACCGTTTTTTTGGTAATGTTAATTTTTGTTAATTAGTACAGAAAACAACAACCTTATCCACCAAAATGGCGTAATTGTTGATAAATTATAAAAATCTGGATGCCTTATTTATAAAACAAATTTATAGTTTAGAGCCATCCGGTTTATACACATATTATGGAAGCTAAATTTTCTCCACAAGTAAAAGACGTGATTTCTTTTAGCAGGGAAGAAGCCCTGAGATTAGGACACGATTATATAGGCGCAGAGCATTTGCTATTGGGTCTTATTCGCGAAGGTGATGGGATGGCCATTAAGATTTTAAAATCATTAGGGGTTGATACATCTAAACTTCGCCGTTCTATAGAAGAGGCCGTTCGCGGTACTTCGAGTGTAACCGTTAATTTGGGTAATATTCCTTTGACCAAACAGGCCGAAAAGGTATTAAAAATCACTTATTTAGAAGCAAAAATATTTAAAAGCGATTTAATTGGAACTGAGCATTTGTTATTATCTATTTTAAGAGATGATGATAACATTGCTTCGCAAATTTTATTGCAATACAGCGTTACTTACGAAATCTTTAAACAAGAGGTTGAAGTAAACAAAAATGGTTTTAGGGATGAAGCACAAGGTGGTGGTGGTACTGCTGGTGGCGATGATGATTACCAAGAAGAGGAAAGTTTTACAACCCCTAAAAAGGTATCAGACATTAAATCTAAAACGCCTGTATTAGATAATTTCGGTCGCGATTTAACTCGTGCTGCAGAAGAAGGTCGTTTAGACCCAATTGTTGGTCGCGAGAAAGAGATTGAGCGTGTTTCGCAAATTTTATCACGTAGAAAGAAAAACAATCCAATTTTAATTGGTGAGCCAGGTGTTGGTAAATCTGCCATCGCCGAAGGTTTAGCCTTGAGAATTGTACAACGCAAAGTATCTAGGGTTTTATTTAACAAACGTGTTGTTACGTTAGATTTAGCTTCATTAGTTGCTGGAACAAAATATCGTGGTCAGTTTGAGGAGCGTATGAAAGCGGTAATGAACGAGTTGGAGAAATCTACAGATGTGATTTTGTTTATCGATGAAATTCACACCATTGTTGGTGCTGGTGGTGCTTCTGGTTCATTAGATGCATCTAATATGTTTAAACCTGCATTAGCAAGGGGCGAAATACAATGTATCGGTGCTACAACTTTAGATGAATATCGTCAATACATTGAAAAAGATGGTGCTTTAGACCGTCGTTTCCAAAAGGTAATGATTGAGCCTGCTACACCTGATGAAACTATCGAGATTTTAAATCGTATTAAAGAAAAATACGAGGAACATCACGGTGTTACCTATACAGATGAAGCAATTAAAGCTTGCGTTGCCTTAACTGCAAGATATATTACAGACCGTTTCTTGCCAGATAAAGCGATTGATGCTTTAGACGAAGCTGGTTCTAGAGTACATTTAACCAATATCCACGTTCCTGATACCATTATTGCTATTGAAAGTAAAATAGAAGATATCAAGATTGAAAAGAACAAGGTTGTTAAAAGTCAGAAATACGAAGAGGCGGCTAAACTGCGTGACACCGAGAAAAATCTTTTAGAAGAATTAGAACGTGCTAAAGCAGAATGGGAAGCTGAAACCAAAACTAAACGTTATGAGGTTTCTGAAGATAACGTAGCTGAAGTTGTTTCGATGATGACTGGTATTCCTTTGCAACGTGTTGGACAAGCAGATAGCACTAAGCTATTGAACATGTACGATAAAGTTGCTGAGAAAATCATTGGTCAGGATGATGCAATTAAAAAATTAACAAAAGCAATTCAACGTACTAGAGCAGGATTAAAAGACCCTAAAAAACCAATTGGTTCATTTATTTTCTTAGGTCCTACTGGTGTTGGTAAAACTGAATTGGCAAAAGAACTAGCTCGTTTTATGTTTGATAGCGATGATTCGCTAATTCAGATTGATATGAGTGAGTACATGGAGAAATTCGCTGTATCTCGTTTAGTTGGAGCGCCTCCAGGATATGTTGGTTATGAAGAAGGTGGACAATTAACTGAAAAAGTACGTAGGAAGCCTTATGCAGTTATCTTATTAGATGAGATTGAAAAAGCTCACCCTGACGTATTTAATATCTTGTTACAAGTATTGGATGAAGGTCAATTGACTGATAGTTTGGGTAGAAAAGTAGATTTTAGAAACACGATTATCATCATGACTTCTAATATTGGTGCACGACAATTGAAAGATTTCGGAGCAGGTGTTGGTTTCTCTACCTCGGCTAAGGTTAACCAAAGCGATGCACATAGTCGTGGTGTAATTGAAAACGCTTTAAAACGTGCATTTGCTCCTGAGTTTTTAAACAGGGTTGATGATGTAGTTGTATTTAACAGCTTAGGGAAAGATGAAATCTTTAGAATTATTGATATTGAATTGAAATCTTTATTTGGTCGCGTTCATAACTTAGGTTACGAGGTAAAGTTGACTGATGGAGCTAAAGAATTCATCGCTGATAAAGGTTTTGATAGTGCTTTTGGTGCTCGTCCGTTAAAACGTGCCATACAGAAATACTTAGAAGATCCAATTGCTGAAGAGATCTTAAAAGGAGAAATCCACGATGGAGATACTTTAGAAATTGATTACGATAAAGAAAAAGAAGAAATTACTGTGATAAATAAAAGCGGTAAGAAAAAGAAAAAAGAAGAGGGAGCCTAGAATGCTTCCGTCACCCTGAATTTATTTCAGGGTCTTTGCAGAAAGATGCTGAAATAAATTCAGCATGACGACTCGAAAAAACCCCGAAGTAAAATTTACTTCGGGGTTTTTTTTGATTTGTCATTCCGAGGAACGAGGAATCTAATGAGTTATATTCGATTAAATAGATTCTTCCCTGCCTGTCCGGCAGGCAGGCTTCGTCAGAATGACAAAATTATATAAATATTAAATTAGTGCTTTCAAAGCTTCATAATAATTCTCCAATGCTTTTTCTTCAACATCTAAAAATAGAAATGGCTCTATTAACTCCAATTCCATTAGCATAAATTTATGATTTACAATTGCCCCATCAACTCTGGCATAAAGACAATTTTCTGCAAATTTGTTAATGTATTCTTGAGCAGTGTTTAGTAATGTTGGATTGGGTTGCTGCGGATGAACAGTTCCACCAAATGTAGCTTGTACCCTAAAATCTCCTTCCGCTGCCTTTTTTAATAAAGCGTGACTGAATTTTCCTCTAAAGAAAATAAACGACCATTCGCCGTTTTCTTCGATCTCTGTTAAAAATGGCTGAACAATAAAGTCTTCAATTTTGATTAAGTGACTAAGCTTTTCGTTATTTTCATCAACATTTGCTGCGGTAACTTTAAATGTGTTTTTTGAACCACCACTTACTGCAGGTTTAACAATGATTTTTTCAGCTTGGAAAGTTGCAAAGTATTCTTTCAGATTAACTTTATCACCTTTGGTTAAAAAAATACTTGGCGTTACTTTTAAGCCTGCTTTTTCTATTTCGTGTAAATAATGCTTATCAGCATTCCATTTTACAATATCAATTGGATTTAAAAGTTTTACTTTTTTACTTTCTATTTTCGCTAACCAAGTATAGAAGTCTTCAATTAAATTGAAATAATCCCAAGGCGATTTGAGAATTGCTAAATCATAACTTTCCCAGTTTACTTGTTCATCATTCCAAATTTCTTTTGTAATGTTTAGTCCTTTTGATTTTAAAAAGTCAATCAGTTTATCATCTTCATTTTGTACGTTAATAGCGTGATAAACGCCTTTATCTTGGTAGGTTACTAATGCAATGTTCATTCTGTTGGTTTGAGATTTCGAAGTTAAGGAATTTATGAGTGTCGTCATATCGAATGAACTTCCTTTACGTCATTTCGAACGATTTTTTCATGAGGAGAAATCTCTTCGTGCCTTCGGGAATATGTTGTTTGGGCAGTGCTTATTGAGAAAGATTTCTCGTCGCAGCGCTCTGTCGAAATGACGAATTGTGAGAGCTTAAAACAACCTCATTTGTGCTGTTGGGATTTTAAAAAGTGTTTGGTCTAGTTCAGTACGTTCTACATTTAATCCGTTTAACCTGCAATGGAGTTTAAAAGTATTTCTAATCATTTCAGCAAAGTTTCCTTCTCCACGCATTCTGGTTCCGAATCTACTATCGTTTACATTTCCGTTATGGCAATTTTGTATCTGATGCCAAACTTTATCAAATCTGTCTGGAAAGTTTTTTCTCAACCAATCTTCAAATATCTGATTGATGACTCCATTTAAGCGAACAACAGTATAACCTGCACTTTTGCATCCATTATTTGCACAGGCCTTTAAAATAGCTGGCATTTCATGGTCATTTAATCCAGGAATCATCGGCGCTGCCATGACACCAGTTGGCAGACCAACTTTGCTTAGCTCCTCAATAATTTTTAAGCGTTGTTTTGCAGTTGTAGTTCTTGGTTCTAGTTTTAATCTAATCTTTTCATCCAGACTAGTTATCGAAACATACACCGCTGATAGTTTCAGCTTTGCTAAATCTTGAAGAATATCTAAATCTCTCAAGATTAATGCATTCTTGGTAATCAAAGTAATGGGCTGTTTGTATTCCAAAGCAATTTCTAAAAGCTGACGAGTTAGCCTAAACTTCCGCTCTGCGGGTTGATAACAATCTGTATTGCCAGACAAGGAGACAGGAGTGGCGTCCCATCCTTTTTTCTCTAAAAACTTCTTAAATAATTCTGGCGCATCTTTTTTAACGATGATTTTTCTTTCAAAATCTAAACCTGCACTAAAGCCCCAATATTCGTGAGAGTTGCGAGCATAACAATAAATGCAGCCATGCTCGCATCCTTGATAAGGATTTAAGGAATAAGTCATTCCAACATCTGGGCTTTCAACTTTGTTAACTACAGATTTAGATTTACCTATAATGAATGTTGTTTTTGAATTTGGTTCTTCCCAATCATCAATACCTTCTGGATGTTCCTTTGCCAAAGAGTTTTTTAAGAATTTATTGGAGGTATTGAACTGTGCTCCACGTCCATTCATATAATTATCGTTGTTTTCCTCAGCCACATTCATAGAATGAAATTACTAAAAATATTAGTAATTGTGTTTATGAATTTTCAACAAAAAGTGGAGAAAGGGCAGAGGGGGGAATTGTTAGATTGCTGGATTGTTAAATTGCTTCTCAAATCTCACGTCTAATATCTCACTTCTACTTTTTTGTAACTGGAACATAATCCATCGGTACCATATCAGCGACTTTTTCGTAAGCCCAATAACCTTCATACAATAATGAGCGACCATCTAAAACGCCTCCATTTTCGTAAAATCGAACTGGACCATTGGTGAGTTTTACCACAGATAGTTGATAGTCTGGAATATATAATGGTCTGAAAACCCAAAAGCCAGAGTTAGAATATTCTGTAGATTCTCTTTCCTTGGTGTAGCTAACACAAAGGGCATTGGTATAGTTAAGGTATCTTAAATCCTTATTGTAAAAATTAACCAATGTATCTGGATTAATTTCGGCATTGTTAAATTTATCAATTGTTTTAGGCAAATTTTGCTGGGTAATCC encodes the following:
- a CDS encoding DEAD/DEAH box helicase gives rise to the protein MILQPILDNLKITALNQMQEAAISATKKGNDILVLAPTGSGKTLAFLLPVLNNLNKESKGVQCLILVPSRELALQIEQVFKQMGTGYKVNCCYGGHPIKTERNNLEQPPAVLIGTPGRIAYHLRHKNFDESFITTLVLDEFDKALEFGFTEDMSHIIGTLYSLKQRILTSATAMEEIPAFTGLKNHKEINFLQDVQSVPDLKLKKVQTTAEDKLDTLFELICKIGSKTTLIFCNHRETVDRISDLLIDKDLAHDIFHGGMEQDERERALLKFRNGSIKILITTDLASRGLDIPEVEYIIHYQLPYTEDAFLHRNGRTARMNAKGTAYLILADEEKYPFLKEDIETEKLKGPYKLPQDSIWQTLYISAGKKDKVNKIDIVGMLLKKGGLQKDDVGLIEVKDQASYVAIKRKLVPQVLRALTNERVKNKKVKIETAM
- a CDS encoding DUF1456 family protein: MKKLRVALSLNSDQIIEICKLVGFTVTKSELGDIFRNDEHPNFKKCGDQILRNFLNGLVIYKRGPREEKKA
- a CDS encoding PleD family two-component system response regulator, which encodes MKKILVVDDDDDVLETIQLILEIGGYDVEPLNDAELIFERIDDFKPDLILLDVVLGKIDGRIVCSQIKSDDDTKKIPILMMSGLYDLKEVQEMECAPDDFMSKPFKMDILLEKIEKLVNRKVTPRYDVN
- the ettA gene encoding energy-dependent translational throttle protein EttA; its protein translation is MSDEKIIFSMAGVSKIYPPQKQVLKNIYLSFFYGAKIGVVGLNGSGKSSLLKIIAGLDKSFQGEVVFNAGYSVGYLAQEPILDETKTVREVVEEGVAEVTAILKEYEEVNEAFGLEENYSDADKMDKLMARQGELQDKIDAVNAWELDTKLERAMDALRCPEPETLIGVLSGGERRRVAMCRLLLQEPDVLLLDEPTNHLDAESIDWLEQFLQNYKGTVIAVTHDRYFLDNVAGWILELDRGEGIPWKGNYSTWLEQKAKRLAQEDKTEGKRQKALERELEWVRMAPKARHAKSKARLANYDKLASEDGKEREDKLELFIPAGPRLGNVVIEANGVTKAYGDKILFENLTFSLPPAGIVGIIGPNGAGKTTLFRLITGQETPDKGTFRVGDTVALGYVDQMHNDLDADKTVYENITDGLDNIQLGNKAVNGRAYVSKFNFNGGDQQKKVGILSGGERNRVHLAITLKKGANVLLLDEPTNDIDVNTLRALEEALENFGGCAVVISHDRWFLDRICTHILAFEGNSEVYYFEGNYSDYEENRKKRLGDLTPHRIRYKKIV
- a CDS encoding type II toxin-antitoxin system RelE/ParE family toxin, whose amino-acid sequence is MRFFETRFLEEAEKFIAKLDKKTITKVFYNIDVAEQTNDPKLFKKLQNDIWEFRTRYAGLQIRLLAFWDRTDDKETFVIATHGFVKKVDKVPSNEIERANKIRTKYFENHP
- a CDS encoding helix-turn-helix transcriptional regulator, which codes for MANTEMKSLSLSEMKDKYIGKPDTEEREKYEYELRMDILGRMIKTARQERNLTQEQLGELVGVKKSQISKLESSANSATIETIIRVFKALKAEINFNVTIEKQNLQLS
- a CDS encoding ATP-dependent Clp protease ATP-binding subunit codes for the protein MEAKFSPQVKDVISFSREEALRLGHDYIGAEHLLLGLIREGDGMAIKILKSLGVDTSKLRRSIEEAVRGTSSVTVNLGNIPLTKQAEKVLKITYLEAKIFKSDLIGTEHLLLSILRDDDNIASQILLQYSVTYEIFKQEVEVNKNGFRDEAQGGGGTAGGDDDYQEEESFTTPKKVSDIKSKTPVLDNFGRDLTRAAEEGRLDPIVGREKEIERVSQILSRRKKNNPILIGEPGVGKSAIAEGLALRIVQRKVSRVLFNKRVVTLDLASLVAGTKYRGQFEERMKAVMNELEKSTDVILFIDEIHTIVGAGGASGSLDASNMFKPALARGEIQCIGATTLDEYRQYIEKDGALDRRFQKVMIEPATPDETIEILNRIKEKYEEHHGVTYTDEAIKACVALTARYITDRFLPDKAIDALDEAGSRVHLTNIHVPDTIIAIESKIEDIKIEKNKVVKSQKYEEAAKLRDTEKNLLEELERAKAEWEAETKTKRYEVSEDNVAEVVSMMTGIPLQRVGQADSTKLLNMYDKVAEKIIGQDDAIKKLTKAIQRTRAGLKDPKKPIGSFIFLGPTGVGKTELAKELARFMFDSDDSLIQIDMSEYMEKFAVSRLVGAPPGYVGYEEGGQLTEKVRRKPYAVILLDEIEKAHPDVFNILLQVLDEGQLTDSLGRKVDFRNTIIIMTSNIGARQLKDFGAGVGFSTSAKVNQSDAHSRGVIENALKRAFAPEFLNRVDDVVVFNSLGKDEIFRIIDIELKSLFGRVHNLGYEVKLTDGAKEFIADKGFDSAFGARPLKRAIQKYLEDPIAEEILKGEIHDGDTLEIDYDKEKEEITVINKSGKKKKKEEGA
- a CDS encoding PA0069 family radical SAM protein, producing MNVAEENNDNYMNGRGAQFNTSNKFLKNSLAKEHPEGIDDWEEPNSKTTFIIGKSKSVVNKVESPDVGMTYSLNPYQGCEHGCIYCYARNSHEYWGFSAGLDFERKIIVKKDAPELFKKFLEKKGWDATPVSLSGNTDCYQPAERKFRLTRQLLEIALEYKQPITLITKNALILRDLDILQDLAKLKLSAVYVSITSLDEKIRLKLEPRTTTAKQRLKIIEELSKVGLPTGVMAAPMIPGLNDHEMPAILKACANNGCKSAGYTVVRLNGVINQIFEDWLRKNFPDRFDKVWHQIQNCHNGNVNDSRFGTRMRGEGNFAEMIRNTFKLHCRLNGLNVERTELDQTLFKIPTAQMRLF